From Mucilaginibacter gotjawali:
AAAAAAGCCAGAACAATTCGTGCGGGTGCTGCAGAATATTAAGCCATGATAATAATTGTGCAACAGCATAACCCATTGCAAAAATCAGCGACAGTATAGCCGACCAAAAGCCGAGCCGGTTAATGTTCATTTTCTTCTTTTTTAACTTCTTCCCTTTCAACATTGATGGTGCACTCACCAATTAAGGCTGCCATTGCGCCAACTGCAGCCAGTACCGGTGCAAGCAATGCGCCAACCACGCCGACGGTTAAAGGGAGTGAAACCAATTCTTTGCCCGACTTATCAATAATGGTAATCTTTCTGACATTGCCTTCGGCTATCAGCTCTTTTATTTTCTTAAGCAGGATTTCTCCATTAATGGAGAATGATTCTTTGGTTGTCATGGTCGTATTTGTTTAATATTGATTGTTTTTTTTGATCCTCAAAAGGAGTTTTGGCAGCCAATCAATTAAAGATTAGCTGCCTTTAATCTCCATGCTAATCAGGCATGCACAGGTTCTTTTTCTTTATTAAAATACCTTTCAAAAATGTCCGGCACTTTTTCCACCAATGCGCCAAGTCCTTTTGACGTACGGGTCGGGATGAACTGGATTTCGCCGCCGTTGGTTACTAAAAATCCAACCGGCCCCATACCGATGCCTGCCCCGCCACCTGCGCCAACGCCTTCACCTTCGCCTGTTTTTTTTGAGTTGCCTTTGCCTTCGCCGCCGCCGGTGCCAAGGCCAAGCCCTACATTTATAACAGGCACACAGGTAAATTCGCCTAATTGAAATTGCTGACCGATAATCGTTTCGGTCTTTACTTCTGATTTCAAAAACTCAGTTAGTTTTTCCAGTACTTCATTTAAGTTTTCCATGATGTTTTGTTTTTATAGATGAATAGATATAAGCGCGAATCAGCCTAGCCATATTGTTTTCTATTTCCAGGTCAATCTCGTTGTGGTGCAAAAAATTTATGGTGATGGGTTTGGCGGTGTAATCACCCAACCAATAGGCCATAGGATACAGTATCCCGTTTAACCGGACGTCTCCTGTGTCTATATTGAGATAGCACTTTTTTATTTTAAAAGTTTTTAATAATGCTTTTACCAGCGCTAAAGAGAACCGCGACTTTTTTTTCTTTTTTGATGAAACAGGTTTAGTTTCTGCTTTTTTGTTTTTTGCAAACGGGTCTATTAACCGGTGCCAGCCAACCGCTTTTATGTTAATTTTTAAACGATTATCAACTAAAACCAGGTTCGCGCTTGCCAGGTAATGAAACTTGATGCCATAAAAACCACTGGTGCTGTTTATCTCAAGATAAAATGGCGCAAAAAGCAAATAGCTGAAAACGGCAATTAATATTAGTCCAAAAATCAGCAGCCCTGTCATTTTTAAACTGTTTACAGGGTAAAGCTAAATGTGTTGATGCGTGAATGAAATGATGGCTGTCAATTCATTTAATGATAGTTATCAGATCAAAAAAAAATTAACATAACGACCATTAAGTGTGAATACAAGGGGCATTTTTAAAACCTGATTGCATCAGTATCCGGGGGAACATGCCCCAGCAACCGGCACATCGTCATGATCTGCCCTTTATGATGGAATTCATGCGTGGTAACATGGGTGAAAAGCTGAAGGGGAGTAACGCTTACCAACCCGGCACGGTTATGATGGCCTTCAAGGAGTACTTCCATATTTTCTTTGAAACTTTCAAAGAAAATGGCGACAGTATCATCAGCCCGGGTGTATAATTGGCGGATCAGGTCCATATTGTTGAAATCTTCATTATTGATCAGTTTGGCAGGCTGTTTCAATGCAAAATAAGCGAGCCAATGCAGGTAACAATCGGCATTATGCACCAGGAAATACCGGATAGGCTGGTTGTTAAAAGCCGGTACCGGTGTATTCAGATCATTACCAACCTGTTTGTCAATAAAGCTCAAAACTACTTCCCTTGAGCCTTGAACCAGTGCGTATTGTTTTTGAAGAATATCTGTCATAGCTTTTCCAACTTCACCCCCCTCAAAAACTCCTCAATTCCCATTTGTTTTTTACCTTCCAGCTGTACTTCTGTTAAGCAGATGAACCCATCGGTGGTGGCAAATTTTAAAAAGGTTTTGTTATCGGTCAAAAAATGGCCTGGTACAAAATCATGCTGCTCAATTTCATAAACTGATTTGTACACTTTAAGGATCTTGCCATTTAAATGGGTGTAGGCGGTAGGGATGGGACTCAATCCGCGTATTTTGTTGTAAATAGTAACAGTAGGCTGGTTCCAGTTAATCAGGCAATCTTCCTTAAAAATTTTAGGTGCGTGCCTTAGTTCAACCCCTTCAGTTAACTGCGACTGCGGGTGCTCATTATACCTGCCGCTTTCAACGCCTTTAACGGTTTTTACCAGCAGTCCGGCGCCTTTGTACATCAGGCGGTCATGCAGTTCGCCGGCCGTTTCGTGGCCGGTAAGGGTCACTTTTTCTGTAAATAATATATCGCCGGTATCAATTTCATGCTTCAGGAAAAAGGTAGTTACGCCGCTTTCATGCTCGCCATTAATCAGTACCCAGTTAATTGGGGCCGCACCGCGGTATTGCGGCAGTAGCGAAGCATGCAGGTTGATGGTTCCCCTTGCGGGCATATTCCAAACCACTTCGGGCAACATCCTGAAGGCTACTACTACCTGCAGATCGGCATTAAATGACTTCAGTTCTTCTAAAAATGCAGGGTCTTTTAATTTTTCGGGCTGTAATACCGGTATACCATTTTCGACGGCGTATTGCTTCACTGCCGATTCATGGAGTTTTTGCCCACGCCCGGCGGGTTTATCAGGCGCGGTTACAACCGCCACAATATTACAACCAGCGGTAATTAATGCATCTAATGATGTAACAGCGAACTGGGGCGTACCCATAAATATTATCCTCATAGCAGCTAGTAGTTCTAAAAAATTAATATATCAACCGGTCCCCACTGAACCTCCTCCGTGGATCGGCGGAGACACTTTCGGATTCCCGCCAAAATCCAAACCCGATAGCTATCGGGTCGAACATCCCTGCCTGCCGCAGGCGATATCCGACATTCACTCACGGGTACAATAAATACTTTTTCCGTATCATTTTATAGTGGCTTAAAGCAGGCTCCCAGGTTTTTCGGATCTCTTTTTCGCTCTCGCCGGCCGCTATTTGTTGTTGTAATTTTTCTGTACCCGCAAGTTTTGTAAAATAGGCATTAAAAAAATGCTGCTTGTCCGGGAAGGCTTTATATAGTTCGATCAGCCAGGTTAAATTAAGCGCTTTGCCGGCACGGATAAAATCAGTATTGTAAGCCTTCAGATCGATGCCATAGCAAATTTTACCCTTTTGTGGCGGGTCTTCACTCATGCCGGGGATGCTTACCGGTTTAAAGGAGTAAGTATATTTCCCCACTAAAGTTGGGTGCCCGATTTGCAAAAAAGGGTACATGGTACCCCGGCCAAGGCTTAAAGTTGTCCCTTCAAATAAACAAACGGACGGGTAAAGAATAACCGATTTATCTGTATTTAAATTTGGAGAAGGGTTAACAGGAAGCTTATAGGCGTTGCTGTGCTTATAGTTTGCTACTTTAATAATACGCAGTTTGCATTGAACATGGTTTTTAAGCCAGCCTTCACCATTAATCATTTGCGCGTATTCGCCAATAGTCAGGCCATGGGCTATGGGTATAGGATTTAACCCTACGAAGGAGCGATAAGCTGTATCCAGCACGGGCCCGTCAGTATAAAAACCATTGGGGTTTGGCCTGTCAAAAATCATCAGCTCAACATTGTTTTCGGCACAGGCCTCCATTACATATTGCAGTGTTGATAGGTAAGTATAAAACCTGGCGCCAACATCCTGTATGTCAAATATAACCAGGTCTATTCCCTCCAGGTCGTCCGGTGTAGGTTTATAGTGTTTATTGCCATACAGCGATATTACCGGGATGTGCGTCGCTTCGTCAATGGTGCTGTTAATTTCAGCCCCGTTACTTGCGTTGCCCCTGAAGCCATGTTCGGGGCCAAATATTTTTTTTACAGAAATACCCAGTGCTACCAGGCTGTCAACGCTAAGGGTGAAGGTCTTACCGATGACGGAAGTTTGGTTAATCACCATCCCGATATTTTTTCCCTTAAGATAGTCAATATAAAGGTAGGTTTGGTCAGCTCCCGGAATTATTTCTTTGTTTTTTGCCCAAAAGGCTGTTTTATAAGGCTTATAATGAGTTTTTTGCGCGGTTGCCGGACTTACAATGAGGTAATTCACCAGTGCGAAAAGTAAACAAAACTTTATCCTTATCATAAATGTAAATACGGTACAATATAAAAGTACCAGTTTTAACGTTAAAACCGCATCTTTGCGAAGATACAAAAAATCTCTGTTGCATTGAATTTCGCCTGGTTCGTAGCTAATCGCATAACATTTAAGTCAAAGCGTACATTTTCAAAACTGATTGTACGGATAGCCATTATTGGCATTATGCTCGGCCTGGGCGTAATGATACTGTCGTTGGGAATAGTGCGCGGTTTTAAAAGTGCGATCAGGGAAAAAGTGCGGGGCTTTTCAGGTGACATGGTGATTGTAAAAAACGATCTGAACGGTTCATTGGAAAACTCACCTTTTAAAGCAAATCCTGACCTGGAAAAAAAGGTGAGTGCGAGCCCATTAATAACCAGGATGATGCCCTATGCCACCAAACCGGGTATCATAAAGGCAAAGGGCGATATTGAAGGGATCGTATTAAAAGGGGTTGATAAGACCTACGATTGGTCGGTATTTAAAAAAAACCTGGTATCCGGGCATATCCCTGATCTTGCTGATACAGCCACGGGGAAAAAGCAACTTTTGATCTCAAAATTTGTTGCTAACCGTTTGCAGTTGAAGCCAGGTGATAAAGTATTGATCTATTTTGTGCAGGAGCCGCTTCGTGTAAGGCCATTTGTAATTAGTGGCGTTTTTAGTTTTGGTATTGATGAGGTGGACAAAACCTACGTGGTAGGTGACATCTCCCTCATAAACAGGTTAAATAATTGGGCGCCTGATGAAATTGGCGGCTACGAGTTGAAAGTGGCTGATTTTAACCGGTTGAATGCTGCCGAAGATGCGGTAAACGACCTTTTGCCTGCCCGATTAAAAGCTTATACCATAATGGATAATTACCCTGCAATATTTGCATGGCTCGACCTTCTTGACGGGAACACCAGCGTGGTTTTGTCATTGATGATCATCGTGGCGGTTATCAATATGATATCTGCCTTATTGATCATGATATTGGAGCGAACAAACATGATCGGCATATTGAAAGCCATGGGGGCCGCTAACTGGACGATCCAAAAGGTATTCTTATTCAACGCGCTTTATCTTATTTGCCTGGGTATGCTGCTTGGGAATGCTTTTGGTTTAGGAATAGAGATAATACAATATAACACCCATATTTTCCAGCTCGATCCGGCATCCTATTATATGAATTTTGTTCCGATACAATTTAAATGGACAGATTTACTGTTGCTTAACGCAGGAACTTTTTTGGTATGCCTGCTGGTAATGATTGGCCCATCGATGTTGGTAACCAAAATTACCCCCGTTAAAGCAATAAGATTTAAATAGATGAGGTAAAGGGTAGGAAACAGGTCATATTTTCTTTAGCGACGCTTGTTACTTTTTCTTCGTGATATCGTTTTTATGTAATTTATTTAATTTCCTGATCTGTCGGTTTTAGCTAAAGCCATCGTTTGTTTATATAATTGATTACCCGTTGGCTGAAGCCAAACGGCAATGAGTTTAGCGCCGAAAGGCGCTTTCTCCTTTCACCTTATACGATAGGCCAAACCCAAACTGATCAATTGGCTGTGCGTATAGTAGGCGGTAGGTGAATCGTTAAACAGATGGTTGCTGAAATTGGTTAAGCCCTGTATAAAACCGGCGGTAATGCTAAACTTGTTGCAGCTTACCGTTGCACGGAAGCTGAACCTGAAATCGGCCGGGAATTTCCCTCTGTCCTGGTCAGTTTTGTAAAAATTCCCACCCATATCTGTTGCTTTGCCATATTCGTGAGTATTTAAATTAAAAGCAACATCGAAACCAGGCGTCAAATCAAGTTTTACTTTTTTCATCTTCAAACGATAACCGATGTAGGGGTTAACGTTAATATCCTGGCTTTGTAAATAGGTTTGCCCGGTAACCGGGGTAGGGGCGGGGATGGTGAAGTCGATACCTGATTGATTAAGATCGCTTCGATAAACACCGTTTAGATCAACCTTGCTTCTTAAGATTTGATAGCCGCCCTGCAGGCCAAAAATAAAACCTGAACGGCCAACGTGCTGTACCTGCACCCCGCCGCCATAACTAAAACCAAATTTATTTCCATAAGGATTGTTGGTGTAGCCCGTTTTAGAATTTGCCGCTCCGCCATTAATAAATGAAGTAGAGGTGGTGTAATTCCCGGTATACCGAAATAAGCCGGTATTACCCAGTAGCGATAACTCTATATTTTGGGCATGAAGCTGTATAAATGCCAGGAAGGCAAATAAGGTTAAAAAGGTTTTCTTCATTTTTTATGGGTTGTGAAATTGAATTTAAGGTTTACGCCACCCGCGCCAAATTTAATATCCTGCGAACCCAGGCCCTGGAGCGGGTATTTCAGGAAAGGCTCAAGCACAATACGGTTTTTGCCAAGGGGGTATCCCACGCCCACTGCAAAGTTGAGCATTTTGCCAACATAAAAACCGTTAAAACTACTATGCGTGCTCTCATTCTTTAGTTGTTGCAACCCGGGCGAAGCCAGAGCAGGGTAGTTATATTGATAAGTATAAGTTTCGTTGATAAAAGTGCCGGAACTAAAGCCTGCCAGCATATATAAATCGGTTTTCTTCGGATTAAATTCATATTTCAGGTTCAGCGGGATATCTAAACCAACCAGGTTTGCATTATAGTTTTTAAAACTTGGCACAGAAGCGGTGTTGATCATCCCCGTTGAAAATAATGCCATCTGGTTTAAATTAGATGAAGGGGCGCTACCTGCCGCGATGCCGGCTGCATTAGGCGAAAATTGCAAACCGGAAACAGGGGCACTGTTATTAAAAGCCAGCGAATTTTGAGCAATGGTCATGCCTGTAACCAGTTTTAAGTTTTTCGTTATGGTTATTTCAGCGGTAACACCCGCGCCCAGGTTTGCCTGGTTGCCGCTGCCTTTGGCATAGTTAAAATAGGTGGCTGCGTAAATACCAAAAAGTATCTTTTTTTGCCCGGCAGTGTTTTTATCTAAAGGCTGATGGTCTTCAGCAAACATAGCTGAAATTGATTTTGATGGAGGGGCAGGTTTGTTCACAGGCGTAATGTTTTTACCTCCATCCATTGTGCCCGGCTTATTTACGCTGGTAACCGGGTTGTTCGTATTCGTTTGCGCAGTGGCAGCAAACTGGTCCGGCTGAGATAGTATTTTGTTGTGCAAAATACTATCCCTGGTTTTTACTGCATGAGCCGTTTTGTTGCTTGTATCAGTAATAGCAGGTAAAAAATCGGGGTTGTTAGCGGCAGCAACGGGTTTGCTTTGTACAGGCCTTAAATCTGCAGCAAGAGCCGTTTTGTTGCCCGCATCACTAACGCCGGGAATAAACTTAGGGACAGCAGGACTATTAACAGGTTGGCTATGTGCAGGCATTGCATGGTTTACACTGCTTTTTGCAATACTTTGGGCAATGCTTTTATGCTCACTTTTTATAACGGGGGATGGTGTGCCGTTTGTTGTTTTTTGGTTGCTTTTCTGTGCTACAGCATTTCGATGTGCGGCAGGGCTGTATTTTTTAATGCCGGTGAGTTCTACCGGCGAATTATTCTTTTCAATTTCAAATAATCCAATACTTAAAAATAAAAGTAGCAGGGCGGCTGCGCTCCACCATAGCCATGCGATAGCACGGCGCTTTTTTTGTTCGGGAAATTTTTCCCTCAGCAGCAACCAGCCTTCATCAGCAGACGGGTCTTCGTAATTATCGAACACCTCGCTAATGCGGTTCTTAATGTCCTTATCTAACTGATCGTCCATGTTTTAATGCTTCAGTTCTTATTGCACTTCTTAATTTTTCTTTGGCCCTGCTCAGGTAAACTCTTGATGAACTTACCGGAATGGCCAGCAGTATAGCTATTTCGTCATGGCTATACCCGTCTATTTCATATAAATTGAAAATGGTAAGCTGTATTGGCGGCAATACGCTCATCATTTTTATAATATCCTGCGCATGCAGGTCGTCTAATGCGCTGGCGTGTATGGGCGGGTTAGTAGTGTCAATATCAACATTCAGTTGAAGTTTCAAGTCCTTGCGCCGCCGGTCGATACTTGTATTCACAATAATGGTACGCAACCAGGCTTTAAAAGGTCTGTCGCTGTTGAAATTGCTTATTGAGTTAAATACTTTTATAAATGCGTCATTTACAACTTCTAAGGCATCATCCCGGGTCAAACAATAGCGCAAACCAATACCCATAGCGTAGCTATAGAATTGTTTATACAGCAATTCCTGGTACTTTAAGCTGCCTGTTTTGCATTGACTGATAATTTCTTCTTCAGCAATACGCCGGGGTTGATGCATTAAGTGTGTTTAATTCAGCCTGAATTTAGTTAATTTATTAACAATACGGAAAGGCGCCGGTTAACGCTACATACAGTTTGAATTTAATTAGTGAGCGGTCAGTTGTGAGTAGTGAGTTGTGAGGCAATGTCGGGTCATCTTTTTACCACTCACCATTCACCATTCACCATTCACCACTCACTAATTAACCTTCTTTAAATTATATTTCAGAACGAGCGTGTCCAGGTATGAATGATAACCAATCTGAAGCGTTGTTCCGTCATAGGAATAGCTATATAAACCGTTTAAATGGACTTTTGCAG
This genomic window contains:
- a CDS encoding DUF4342 domain-containing protein, with product MTTKESFSINGEILLKKIKELIAEGNVRKITIIDKSGKELVSLPLTVGVVGALLAPVLAAVGAMAALIGECTINVEREEVKKEENEH
- a CDS encoding GerW family sporulation protein, producing MENLNEVLEKLTEFLKSEVKTETIIGQQFQLGEFTCVPVINVGLGLGTGGGEGKGNSKKTGEGEGVGAGGGAGIGMGPVGFLVTNGGEIQFIPTRTSKGLGALVEKVPDIFERYFNKEKEPVHA
- a CDS encoding DinB family protein, translating into MTDILQKQYALVQGSREVVLSFIDKQVGNDLNTPVPAFNNQPIRYFLVHNADCYLHWLAYFALKQPAKLINNEDFNNMDLIRQLYTRADDTVAIFFESFKENMEVLLEGHHNRAGLVSVTPLQLFTHVTTHEFHHKGQIMTMCRLLGHVPPDTDAIRF
- the fmt gene encoding methionyl-tRNA formyltransferase; protein product: MRIIFMGTPQFAVTSLDALITAGCNIVAVVTAPDKPAGRGQKLHESAVKQYAVENGIPVLQPEKLKDPAFLEELKSFNADLQVVVAFRMLPEVVWNMPARGTINLHASLLPQYRGAAPINWVLINGEHESGVTTFFLKHEIDTGDILFTEKVTLTGHETAGELHDRLMYKGAGLLVKTVKGVESGRYNEHPQSQLTEGVELRHAPKIFKEDCLINWNQPTVTIYNKIRGLSPIPTAYTHLNGKILKVYKSVYEIEQHDFVPGHFLTDNKTFLKFATTDGFICLTEVQLEGKKQMGIEEFLRGVKLEKL
- a CDS encoding exo-beta-N-acetylmuramidase NamZ family protein, encoding MIRIKFCLLFALVNYLIVSPATAQKTHYKPYKTAFWAKNKEIIPGADQTYLYIDYLKGKNIGMVINQTSVIGKTFTLSVDSLVALGISVKKIFGPEHGFRGNASNGAEINSTIDEATHIPVISLYGNKHYKPTPDDLEGIDLVIFDIQDVGARFYTYLSTLQYVMEACAENNVELMIFDRPNPNGFYTDGPVLDTAYRSFVGLNPIPIAHGLTIGEYAQMINGEGWLKNHVQCKLRIIKVANYKHSNAYKLPVNPSPNLNTDKSVILYPSVCLFEGTTLSLGRGTMYPFLQIGHPTLVGKYTYSFKPVSIPGMSEDPPQKGKICYGIDLKAYNTDFIRAGKALNLTWLIELYKAFPDKQHFFNAYFTKLAGTEKLQQQIAAGESEKEIRKTWEPALSHYKMIRKKYLLYP
- a CDS encoding ABC transporter permease encodes the protein MNFAWFVANRITFKSKRTFSKLIVRIAIIGIMLGLGVMILSLGIVRGFKSAIREKVRGFSGDMVIVKNDLNGSLENSPFKANPDLEKKVSASPLITRMMPYATKPGIIKAKGDIEGIVLKGVDKTYDWSVFKKNLVSGHIPDLADTATGKKQLLISKFVANRLQLKPGDKVLIYFVQEPLRVRPFVISGVFSFGIDEVDKTYVVGDISLINRLNNWAPDEIGGYELKVADFNRLNAAEDAVNDLLPARLKAYTIMDNYPAIFAWLDLLDGNTSVVLSLMIIVAVINMISALLIMILERTNMIGILKAMGAANWTIQKVFLFNALYLICLGMLLGNAFGLGIEIIQYNTHIFQLDPASYYMNFVPIQFKWTDLLLLNAGTFLVCLLVMIGPSMLVTKITPVKAIRFK
- a CDS encoding outer membrane beta-barrel protein, which encodes MDDQLDKDIKNRISEVFDNYEDPSADEGWLLLREKFPEQKKRRAIAWLWWSAAALLLLFLSIGLFEIEKNNSPVELTGIKKYSPAAHRNAVAQKSNQKTTNGTPSPVIKSEHKSIAQSIAKSSVNHAMPAHSQPVNSPAVPKFIPGVSDAGNKTALAADLRPVQSKPVAAANNPDFLPAITDTSNKTAHAVKTRDSILHNKILSQPDQFAATAQTNTNNPVTSVNKPGTMDGGKNITPVNKPAPPSKSISAMFAEDHQPLDKNTAGQKKILFGIYAATYFNYAKGSGNQANLGAGVTAEITITKNLKLVTGMTIAQNSLAFNNSAPVSGLQFSPNAAGIAAGSAPSSNLNQMALFSTGMINTASVPSFKNYNANLVGLDIPLNLKYEFNPKKTDLYMLAGFSSGTFINETYTYQYNYPALASPGLQQLKNESTHSSFNGFYVGKMLNFAVGVGYPLGKNRIVLEPFLKYPLQGLGSQDIKFGAGGVNLKFNFTTHKK
- a CDS encoding RNA polymerase sigma factor → MHQPRRIAEEEIISQCKTGSLKYQELLYKQFYSYAMGIGLRYCLTRDDALEVVNDAFIKVFNSISNFNSDRPFKAWLRTIIVNTSIDRRRKDLKLQLNVDIDTTNPPIHASALDDLHAQDIIKMMSVLPPIQLTIFNLYEIDGYSHDEIAILLAIPVSSSRVYLSRAKEKLRSAIRTEALKHGRSVR